The Sphingosinithalassobacter sp. CS137 genome includes a region encoding these proteins:
- a CDS encoding LysR family transcriptional regulator: MDIDALRTFVEVADSGGISPAARRLGLSKSIVSRRLSRLEQDLDAQLLARTTRGAALTEAGAAFRDYAARAVAEIETAMEVISPDGDLKGRLRVAAPLSFGPTHFAAVLADMAQRHPALHIHTCYTDRFVDLIAEGFDCAIRVGSLPSSNLIARRIGPMHAAYVASPSYIEKHGSPETPEEFVTHEALMQGTETWPVVDGDKVIAMRPHGRFKGDNGVALVAAALAGLGIAGLPVGLIENHLASGALVPVMPDYPPPELGIFVVRPPGQHPSRKIRVLTEMLIECFGEHAQAR; the protein is encoded by the coding sequence ATGGACATCGATGCGCTGCGGACCTTCGTGGAGGTCGCCGACTCCGGAGGCATATCCCCCGCCGCACGTCGGTTGGGCCTGTCGAAATCGATCGTGAGTCGACGGCTCTCCCGGCTCGAGCAGGATCTCGACGCCCAGCTTCTGGCGCGGACGACCCGCGGCGCCGCACTGACCGAGGCGGGCGCGGCCTTCCGCGACTATGCGGCGCGCGCCGTCGCCGAGATTGAAACGGCGATGGAAGTAATCTCTCCCGATGGCGACCTGAAGGGCCGTTTGCGCGTGGCGGCGCCGCTCTCGTTCGGGCCGACTCACTTCGCCGCGGTGCTCGCTGACATGGCGCAGCGCCATCCGGCGCTGCATATCCATACCTGCTACACCGATCGCTTCGTCGACCTTATTGCCGAAGGGTTCGATTGCGCCATCCGGGTTGGCAGCCTGCCCAGCTCCAATCTGATCGCGCGGCGCATCGGTCCGATGCACGCGGCCTACGTTGCCTCCCCGAGCTACATAGAAAAGCACGGATCACCGGAAACCCCCGAGGAATTCGTCACGCACGAGGCGCTGATGCAAGGAACCGAGACCTGGCCCGTGGTAGACGGCGACAAGGTGATCGCCATGCGACCACATGGACGCTTCAAGGGCGACAATGGCGTTGCGCTGGTCGCCGCGGCGCTGGCAGGCCTAGGGATAGCGGGGCTCCCGGTGGGACTGATCGAGAATCATCTCGCATCGGGCGCGCTGGTGCCGGTCATGCCCGACTATCCCCCACCCGAACTCGGAATCTTCGTGGTGCGTCCGCCCGGCCAGCATCCGTCCAGGAAGATACGGGTGCTCACCGAAATGCTGATCGAATGCTTCGGAGAACATGCGCAGGCGCGATGA
- a CDS encoding DUF5996 family protein, which translates to MDRRWPPLDYLAWRETSAALHLYLQIAGKYRLARTPWVNHSWHATFYVTAKGLTSSLIPDGPGIEIAFDFHDHRVIGTTGDGRAASFVLQPMTVAAFHAAFVAMVSELGGQPQFDGSPNEVPFPVPFIEDHRDRPYDRDAVQRFHQALLNIDRVFKRFRTSFLGKCSPVHLFWGSFDMAVTRFSGRRAPLHGGGVPALPNDVAQEAYDREVSSAGFWPGGGGIDYAAFYAYAYPAPAGFDRAAVRPEAAFWHSELSEFVLPYEAVQSAEDGDAALLAFLESTYDAAARLGKWDRDILECGDGRPREVRPADAQRTAEAPPPIEADVEREDGTSKGRYRIVIDGHEAEMTYSRANESLIIIDHTEVPRALRGRRIGERMVLAAVEDARRDGVSIIALCPFANAQFARHPDWQDVLRR; encoded by the coding sequence ATGGACCGTCGATGGCCCCCTCTCGACTATCTCGCATGGCGGGAGACGAGCGCAGCGCTTCATCTCTACCTGCAGATCGCCGGAAAATATCGATTGGCAAGGACGCCCTGGGTCAACCACTCGTGGCACGCGACGTTCTACGTGACTGCAAAAGGGCTCACCTCGTCGCTCATACCCGACGGGCCGGGAATCGAGATCGCTTTCGATTTTCACGATCATCGCGTGATCGGCACCACCGGTGACGGCCGAGCCGCTTCGTTCGTGCTCCAGCCGATGACGGTAGCGGCGTTCCATGCCGCGTTCGTCGCGATGGTGTCGGAACTGGGCGGCCAGCCGCAATTCGACGGCTCGCCCAACGAGGTGCCGTTCCCGGTCCCCTTCATCGAGGACCACCGCGATCGTCCCTATGACCGGGACGCCGTCCAGCGGTTCCACCAGGCGCTGCTGAACATCGACCGCGTGTTCAAGCGGTTCCGGACTTCTTTCCTCGGAAAGTGCAGCCCGGTGCATCTGTTCTGGGGAAGCTTCGACATGGCCGTCACGCGCTTCTCGGGCAGGCGTGCGCCCCTTCACGGCGGCGGTGTTCCGGCTCTACCCAACGATGTGGCGCAGGAGGCGTACGATCGCGAGGTTTCCTCTGCCGGCTTCTGGCCGGGCGGGGGCGGCATCGATTACGCCGCCTTCTATGCCTATGCCTATCCCGCTCCCGCGGGCTTCGATCGCGCAGCGGTTCGCCCCGAGGCGGCCTTCTGGCATTCGGAGCTTTCGGAGTTCGTCCTGCCCTATGAGGCAGTGCAGTCTGCCGAAGACGGCGACGCGGCGCTGCTGGCGTTCCTTGAATCCACCTATGATGCAGCGGCTCGGCTCGGCAAATGGGATCGCGATATTCTCGAGTGCGGCGACGGTCGGCCGCGAGAGGTTCGTCCGGCCGATGCCCAGCGCACGGCCGAGGCGCCGCCGCCCATCGAAGCGGATGTCGAACGCGAGGACGGAACGTCCAAGGGACGCTATCGCATCGTCATCGACGGGCACGAGGCGGAGATGACCTACAGCCGCGCCAACGAATCGCTGATCATCATCGATCATACCGAGGTTCCAAGGGCGCTGCGCGGGCGACGGATCGGCGAGCGCATGGTGCTTGCGGCGGTCGAGGATGCGCGGCGGGACGGCGTCTCGATCATCGCGCTTTGCCCGTTCGCCAATGCGCAGTTCGCGCGGCATCCGGATTGGCAGGACGTGCTGCGGCGCTGA
- a CDS encoding pirin family protein, whose amino-acid sequence MIELVIDQRRRDLGGGFEVGRVLPFARRRMVGPFIFFDHMGPVDLAPGIDRSLDVRPHPHIGLSTVSYLFSGEIMHRDSLGYEQAVRPREVNWMTAGRGITHSERFEHAREHGDLVHGIQAWVALPDGQEETDPGFTHHSGKDLPQWSDGGVNGHLIAGSAYGLTAGAKTHSPLFYAHLDMTAGAVAEVPGGHSERALYVAEGAVEVDNRRFDAGQMLVLDTAASQVRALERSTVMVLGGEPVGERHIFWNFVSSSKDRLAEAAADWKAGRMKLPDADDQEFIPLPDGPPPSAPAMS is encoded by the coding sequence ATGATTGAACTGGTCATCGACCAGCGCCGCCGCGATCTGGGCGGCGGCTTCGAAGTCGGGCGGGTGCTGCCCTTCGCCAGGCGGCGGATGGTCGGCCCGTTCATCTTCTTCGACCATATGGGGCCGGTCGATCTGGCGCCCGGGATCGACCGCAGCCTCGATGTGCGTCCGCACCCGCATATCGGCCTGTCGACGGTGAGCTATTTGTTCTCCGGCGAGATCATGCACCGCGACAGCCTCGGCTATGAGCAAGCGGTCCGACCGCGCGAGGTGAACTGGATGACGGCGGGACGCGGCATCACGCACAGCGAGCGCTTCGAGCATGCGCGCGAACATGGCGATCTGGTGCACGGCATCCAGGCATGGGTCGCGCTGCCGGACGGGCAGGAAGAGACCGATCCGGGGTTCACGCATCATTCGGGCAAGGATCTCCCGCAATGGTCCGATGGCGGCGTGAACGGCCATCTGATCGCCGGCAGCGCCTATGGCCTGACGGCGGGGGCGAAAACCCATTCGCCGCTGTTCTACGCGCATCTCGACATGACGGCGGGAGCGGTCGCCGAGGTCCCGGGCGGCCATTCCGAACGCGCGCTCTATGTCGCCGAAGGCGCAGTGGAGGTCGACAACCGCCGGTTCGATGCGGGCCAGATGCTGGTGCTCGACACCGCGGCATCGCAGGTGCGCGCGCTCGAGCGGTCGACGGTAATGGTACTCGGCGGCGAGCCTGTCGGCGAGCGCCACATCTTCTGGAACTTCGTGTCGTCGTCGAAGGATCGGCTCGCCGAGGCGGCGGCGGACTGGAAGGCGGGGCGGATGAAGCTGCCCGATGCCGACGATCAGGAGTTCATCCCGCTGCCGGATGGCCCGCCGCCCTCCGCGCCGGCGATGTCGTAG
- a CDS encoding TonB-dependent receptor, whose protein sequence is MNYRLKARMVAQLSASVVALCTLSGTAFAQTAPAGVESDQPEADQSTSRDASVHTIVVTGQKIERTLQDTQESVAVTTAETIDQRTLLEIDDVFLQSANVGITFGGFDFSIRGITRNFNATGGSGDLGVVYYDNVPLTGIFASAYPKNLWDVSQIEIFRGPQSTNVGRNALAGALVVRTFEPDPSGFDIAARAEYGNFETYAVEGMVNVPLGDVAAFRLTAEHSGTEGFLKNRTTGDEDDGASENTTVRGRVLLEPSTSFRALASLQYQDRTEGTNNYALAVGEPLDLYQTSNNIPNRTENELLIGSLDLEYRFSDTWSIKSISAFMDADYATSTDFDGTAASLGEGFQVEEARNFSQELRVTYAGDRLRGTAGVFYIDISSDGVFAPTVVLNPTELGVPDVLLPFYPPFLLVDVNNIGSSDTTNYAFFAQAEFDITDRLTLSAGLRYDREEVSSDLSQNNVLDASTPLPDPAQAGAVADMLQPGLGPVVEAGVAQVNAILGASLVATSESYETDFGAFLPEVGLTYAVNDDVMLSAFYKRGYRAGGARVGTTGQLDTFDPEYLDNFEIAARTEWLDDTLVINANAYYGIWTDQQVDVPIDGVQFNVDTQNAGKSKIWGFELEANYSPTRRTDLFASLGYAKTEFEEFCRTGINAAFLETCTTGGVTGVDLAGNDFRYSPDWTAAVGGRQFVTDRIFVQANATYQGGSFSDFENDPQYENDGFFLLNASIGYRGDNFDLTVYGRNLTEEFATSFVGPGDQPNQIFVTPAVAPREYGIILTARY, encoded by the coding sequence ATGAACTATCGATTGAAAGCGCGCATGGTCGCGCAGCTGTCCGCCAGCGTGGTTGCTTTGTGCACTCTGAGCGGAACGGCGTTCGCGCAAACGGCGCCGGCAGGTGTAGAGTCCGACCAACCGGAGGCGGACCAGTCCACTTCCCGCGACGCCTCGGTCCATACGATCGTCGTTACCGGTCAGAAGATCGAACGCACGCTGCAGGATACGCAGGAAAGCGTTGCCGTGACCACCGCGGAAACGATCGACCAGCGCACCCTGCTCGAGATCGACGATGTCTTTCTGCAATCGGCCAATGTCGGCATCACCTTCGGCGGCTTCGATTTTTCCATCCGGGGGATCACGCGCAATTTCAACGCGACCGGCGGATCGGGCGATCTCGGCGTCGTATATTACGACAATGTCCCGCTGACCGGCATTTTCGCGAGCGCCTACCCAAAGAACCTCTGGGATGTTTCGCAGATCGAGATATTCCGCGGCCCTCAGTCCACCAATGTCGGGCGCAACGCCCTTGCGGGGGCGCTTGTGGTGCGTACCTTCGAGCCCGATCCCAGCGGCTTCGACATCGCGGCGCGCGCCGAATACGGAAATTTCGAAACCTATGCGGTCGAAGGCATGGTCAACGTGCCGCTGGGCGACGTCGCGGCTTTCCGGCTGACCGCAGAGCATTCCGGAACGGAAGGCTTCCTGAAGAACCGCACGACCGGTGACGAGGATGACGGCGCGAGCGAGAACACCACGGTGCGGGGACGGGTGCTGCTCGAACCCAGCACCAGCTTCAGGGCGCTCGCATCGCTGCAATATCAAGACCGGACGGAAGGCACGAACAACTATGCCCTTGCCGTCGGCGAGCCGCTCGATCTCTATCAGACCTCGAACAATATCCCGAACCGGACGGAGAACGAACTTCTGATCGGTTCGCTAGATCTCGAATATCGCTTCTCCGACACATGGAGCATTAAGTCGATCTCCGCCTTCATGGATGCCGACTATGCGACGTCGACCGACTTCGATGGGACGGCGGCGTCGCTGGGCGAAGGATTCCAGGTCGAGGAGGCTCGAAACTTTTCGCAGGAACTGCGCGTCACCTACGCGGGCGATCGTCTGCGTGGCACGGCCGGAGTTTTCTACATCGACATAAGCTCCGACGGCGTTTTCGCACCGACGGTGGTTCTCAACCCGACCGAACTCGGCGTACCGGACGTGTTGCTTCCCTTCTATCCGCCGTTCCTGCTGGTCGATGTCAACAATATCGGGTCGAGCGACACGACCAACTACGCCTTCTTCGCGCAGGCTGAATTCGACATCACCGATCGGCTTACGCTCTCGGCGGGCTTGCGATACGACCGCGAAGAAGTGTCGTCCGACCTTTCGCAGAACAATGTGCTCGATGCCAGCACGCCGCTGCCCGATCCGGCGCAGGCGGGCGCCGTTGCCGACATGCTGCAACCGGGCCTGGGGCCGGTGGTCGAAGCGGGGGTGGCGCAGGTGAATGCGATCCTGGGAGCCAGCCTTGTCGCGACATCGGAATCCTACGAGACCGATTTCGGCGCGTTCCTTCCGGAGGTCGGCCTGACCTATGCCGTGAACGACGATGTCATGCTCTCCGCTTTCTACAAGCGCGGATATCGCGCGGGTGGCGCTCGCGTGGGCACCACCGGCCAGCTCGATACGTTCGACCCGGAATATCTCGACAATTTCGAGATCGCGGCGCGTACCGAATGGCTCGACGACACCCTCGTGATCAACGCTAACGCCTATTACGGCATCTGGACCGATCAGCAGGTCGATGTCCCGATCGACGGCGTTCAATTCAACGTCGACACACAGAATGCCGGCAAGTCGAAGATCTGGGGCTTCGAGTTGGAAGCCAATTACAGTCCGACCCGCCGCACCGACCTGTTCGCCAGCCTGGGCTATGCAAAGACCGAATTCGAGGAATTCTGCCGCACCGGCATCAATGCTGCGTTTCTGGAAACGTGCACGACGGGCGGCGTGACCGGCGTGGATCTCGCCGGCAATGACTTCCGCTATTCGCCCGACTGGACCGCGGCGGTTGGCGGACGCCAGTTCGTGACCGACAGGATCTTCGTTCAGGCCAATGCGACCTACCAGGGCGGCTCCTTCTCGGATTTCGAGAACGACCCGCAATATGAGAACGACGGATTCTTCCTGCTCAACGCGAGCATCGGCTATCGTGGGGACAATTTCGACCTGACCGTCTATGGTCGCAACCTGACCGAGGAATTCGCCACGTCCTTTGTCGGCCCGGGGGATCAGCCCAACCAGATCTTCGTCACCCCGGCGGTGGCGCCGCGCGAATATGGCATCATCCTGACCGCGCGCTATTGA
- a CDS encoding nuclear transport factor 2 family protein: MSLIVGAEGSAAEPAEAPEPSEDLVDYDAILRTNLTNVFGERDPVRRMEVIRALYADNAVFYEQERIATGHEAISQAVTELLADLPEAFLFTAQRAGAGHHGLGRLQWRLGPPYGPPVATGTDVAYVEEGRIRSLHVFLDGAA; this comes from the coding sequence GTGTCGCTTATCGTCGGGGCGGAGGGCTCGGCCGCCGAGCCAGCCGAAGCGCCGGAGCCGTCAGAGGATCTCGTCGACTATGACGCGATCCTGCGAACGAACCTGACGAATGTATTCGGCGAGCGCGATCCCGTGCGGCGCATGGAAGTCATCCGGGCGCTCTATGCCGACAATGCCGTCTTCTATGAGCAGGAGCGCATTGCGACGGGGCACGAGGCGATTTCGCAGGCGGTGACCGAACTGCTCGCCGATCTGCCCGAGGCGTTTCTATTCACGGCGCAGCGGGCCGGCGCAGGGCATCATGGCCTGGGCAGGCTGCAGTGGCGCCTGGGACCGCCGTACGGTCCGCCCGTCGCCACCGGCACCGATGTCGCGTATGTCGAAGAAGGGCGAATCCGCTCGCTCCACGTATTCCTCGATGGAGCGGCGTGA
- a CDS encoding Atu2307/SP_0267 family LLM class monooxygenase: MEIGVDSFAAILPDPVTGRLPSATERMAALLDEIETADRVGLDVFGVGEHHRAEFLDSAPAIILAAAAARTRRIRLTSAVTVLSAVDPVRLFQEFATLDLISGGRAELVVGRGSFGEAFPLFGLDPRAYDDLFAEKLDLLLALGETPDLHWQGRFRPPLAGQGVFPRPHQPRLPVWLGVGGTPQSFARAGTLGLPLMVAIIGGTFERFRPLVDLYREAGKQAGYSADALKVGVHAMGFVGESDAAARDAFFPGWAHLTGRIGRERGWTPPTRAQFDALAGPEGAFLLGAPDTVAAKIADARETLGGLARITFQMSTASLETAAMQRSIELLGTQVAPLVRSAGAVA; encoded by the coding sequence ATGGAGATCGGTGTCGACAGCTTCGCGGCGATCCTGCCCGATCCGGTCACTGGTCGGTTGCCCTCGGCCACCGAGCGGATGGCGGCGCTGCTCGACGAGATCGAGACGGCCGACCGGGTCGGCCTCGACGTGTTCGGAGTCGGCGAGCATCACCGCGCCGAGTTTCTGGACTCCGCGCCTGCCATCATCCTTGCCGCCGCGGCGGCGCGGACGCGCCGCATCCGGCTCACCAGCGCGGTCACGGTGCTGAGCGCGGTTGATCCGGTCCGCCTGTTTCAGGAGTTCGCGACGCTCGATCTGATCTCGGGCGGGCGCGCCGAGCTGGTGGTGGGCCGCGGGTCGTTCGGCGAAGCCTTTCCGCTCTTCGGCCTCGATCCGCGCGCCTATGACGATCTCTTCGCCGAGAAGCTCGATCTGCTGCTGGCGCTCGGCGAGACGCCGGATCTTCACTGGCAGGGGCGCTTCCGCCCGCCGCTCGCCGGACAGGGCGTGTTCCCGCGCCCGCATCAGCCGCGCCTGCCGGTCTGGCTGGGCGTCGGCGGCACGCCGCAATCGTTCGCGCGCGCCGGCACGCTGGGCCTGCCGCTGATGGTCGCGATCATCGGTGGCACGTTCGAGCGTTTCCGGCCGCTCGTCGATCTCTATCGCGAGGCTGGCAAACAGGCGGGGTACAGCGCCGATGCCCTGAAGGTGGGCGTCCATGCTATGGGCTTCGTCGGCGAATCCGACGCGGCCGCGCGCGACGCCTTCTTTCCCGGCTGGGCGCATCTCACCGGCAGGATCGGCCGCGAACGCGGCTGGACGCCGCCCACGCGCGCGCAGTTCGATGCATTGGCCGGTCCTGAAGGCGCGTTCCTCCTCGGCGCCCCCGATACGGTCGCCGCCAAGATCGCCGATGCGCGCGAGACGCTGGGCGGGCTGGCGCGCATCACCTTCCAGATGAGCACCGCCTCGCTCGAAACCGCGGCAATGCAGCGATCGATCGAACTCCTCGGCACGCAAGTCGCACCGCTGGTCCGCTCCGCCGGGGCGGTGGCGTGA
- a CDS encoding alpha/beta fold hydrolase, with product MSTFTTSDGVTLFYKDWGPKDAQPIMFHHGWPLSADDWDNQMLFFLGEGFRVIAHDRRGHGRSDQTDTGNDMDTYAADVAALARALDLKGAVHVGHSTGGGEVIRYVARSEPGRVAKAALLGAVPPIMLATERYPGGLPMEVFDGFRAALASNRAQFFLDVPSGPFYGFNRPGAEVSEGLIRNWWRQGMMGGAKAHYDCVAAFSETDFTEDLKAVSLPVLLMHGEDDQVVPIDASARKAIELLPNGTLKTYPGLSHGMFATHPDVINADLLGFIRAG from the coding sequence ATGTCGACCTTCACCACCAGCGACGGCGTCACCCTGTTCTACAAGGACTGGGGCCCCAAGGACGCGCAGCCGATCATGTTCCACCATGGCTGGCCGCTCAGCGCCGACGATTGGGACAATCAGATGCTGTTCTTCCTCGGCGAAGGCTTTCGCGTCATCGCGCACGACCGGCGCGGGCACGGCCGGTCGGACCAGACCGACACCGGCAACGACATGGACACCTATGCCGCCGATGTCGCGGCGCTGGCGCGTGCGCTCGACCTCAAGGGAGCGGTGCATGTCGGCCATTCGACCGGCGGCGGCGAAGTGATCCGCTACGTCGCGCGCAGCGAGCCGGGGCGCGTCGCCAAGGCCGCGCTGTTGGGCGCGGTGCCGCCGATCATGCTGGCGACCGAACGCTATCCCGGCGGCCTGCCGATGGAGGTGTTCGACGGCTTCCGCGCCGCGCTTGCGAGCAACCGCGCGCAGTTCTTCCTCGATGTGCCCAGCGGCCCCTTCTACGGCTTCAATCGGCCGGGCGCCGAAGTGAGCGAAGGGCTGATCCGCAATTGGTGGCGGCAGGGAATGATGGGCGGGGCGAAGGCGCATTATGATTGCGTCGCGGCCTTCTCGGAAACCGACTTCACCGAGGATCTGAAGGCCGTGTCGCTTCCCGTGCTGCTGATGCACGGCGAGGACGACCAGGTGGTGCCGATCGACGCTTCGGCGCGCAAGGCGATCGAGCTTCTCCCTAACGGCACGCTCAAGACCTATCCGGGCCTGTCGCACGGCATGTTTGCCACCCACCCGGATGTGATCAACGCCGATCTGCTCGGCTTCATCCGCGCGGGCTGA
- a CDS encoding hydrolase gives MALRNGLDSLLRPEDSVLVLIDHQPYQLANLNSHDPQTVVNNTTALAKMAKAFSVPTILTSVIAERGGLLFKQLTDVFPGQEVIDRTLINTWEDQTVVDAVKATGRKQLIIAGLWTEVCVAMPAIHAAGEGWDVTVVTDASGGTSMEAHQIAIQRMIAAGVNMMTWAAVASEWQRDWARTDTAVLLPPILIDHFGGSGIAYMWEQQLLNTPVGPAA, from the coding sequence ATGGCACTCCGCAACGGCCTCGACTCGCTTCTGCGTCCCGAAGACTCGGTGCTCGTTCTGATCGACCACCAGCCCTATCAGCTCGCCAATCTGAACAGCCACGACCCGCAGACAGTTGTGAACAACACCACCGCGCTGGCGAAGATGGCCAAGGCGTTCAGCGTGCCCACCATCCTGACCAGCGTGATCGCCGAGCGCGGCGGGCTGCTTTTCAAGCAGCTCACGGATGTGTTCCCCGGCCAGGAAGTGATCGACCGCACGCTGATCAACACCTGGGAGGACCAGACGGTCGTCGATGCCGTCAAGGCGACCGGCCGGAAGCAGCTCATCATCGCGGGCCTGTGGACGGAGGTCTGCGTGGCCATGCCCGCGATCCACGCAGCAGGCGAGGGCTGGGACGTCACGGTCGTCACCGACGCCTCGGGCGGCACCTCGATGGAGGCGCATCAGATAGCGATCCAGCGCATGATCGCGGCAGGCGTGAACATGATGACCTGGGCCGCGGTCGCTTCCGAATGGCAGCGCGACTGGGCGCGAACCGACACCGCGGTGCTGCTGCCTCCGATCCTGATCGACCACTTCGGCGGCAGCGGCATCGCCTACATGTGGGAACAGCAGTTGCTGAACACGCCGGTCGGTCCGGCAGCGTAA
- a CDS encoding MoaF-related domain-containing protein, with the protein MHEGRFPVGQEMDVSYPEFAVHLTLHSETQMTFEIADGPYAHTETVEIAVVPLGNGSFAVSWQEESGATVANVQDFDRNVVHSFVTLPRGDFLRLTGPIMVTRPADRASDDRPLRNKALVLEAMTALFQRRDAEAVERFYAPDYVQHNPNIPQGRDALTAIVAELSADVWYEPGMMVAEGDLVAIHGRITGWGPVPQVVVDLFRVENGLLAEHWDVLQGEAESPIGGVPMFDPEEGKR; encoded by the coding sequence GTGCACGAAGGACGCTTTCCGGTCGGACAGGAAATGGACGTCAGCTATCCGGAGTTCGCAGTGCATCTGACGCTGCATTCCGAAACGCAGATGACGTTCGAGATCGCCGACGGACCCTACGCGCATACCGAGACGGTGGAGATCGCGGTCGTGCCGCTGGGCAACGGCAGCTTCGCGGTCAGCTGGCAGGAGGAGTCCGGCGCGACGGTCGCCAATGTCCAGGATTTCGACCGGAACGTCGTCCATTCCTTCGTCACGCTTCCGCGCGGCGATTTCCTGCGGCTGACCGGCCCGATCATGGTCACGCGCCCGGCGGACCGGGCCTCGGACGACCGTCCGCTACGCAACAAGGCTTTGGTGCTCGAGGCAATGACCGCGCTGTTCCAGCGGCGCGACGCGGAAGCGGTCGAGCGGTTCTACGCGCCGGACTATGTGCAGCATAATCCGAACATCCCGCAGGGTCGCGACGCACTGACGGCGATCGTCGCGGAGCTCTCGGCGGACGTCTGGTACGAGCCCGGCATGATGGTTGCCGAAGGCGACCTCGTCGCGATTCACGGCCGCATCACGGGATGGGGGCCGGTGCCGCAAGTAGTGGTCGACCTGTTCCGCGTCGAGAACGGCCTGCTTGCCGAGCATTGGGACGTTCTTCAGGGCGAGGCCGAGTCCCCGATCGGCGGCGTGCCGATGTTCGACCCCGAGGAGGGAAAGCGCTGA
- a CDS encoding LysR substrate-binding domain-containing protein has translation MPAPPLPLLRTFESAARHASFVRAAAELNVTPAAVSQQIRSLEDRLGVKLFVRHARGLTVTSSGKDYAVSIARAMADIETATRALGRPERKGRLNVATFQSFASLWLLPRLHRFRARYPEIDVRLVISDALADLSNGEVDVAIRFGAGDYRGCQTRLLMTDTVFPACAPSLIAGMPIPRRITDLAEFPLLHDDGLSDNERSLSWSDWLGDVPLRTAQHLPNGLLTLQAALLGEGVALVRHSAVAAHLRAGQLMRLLEDERESEFSHWLVTATGESNRRAEAFAEWIVGEIEADGA, from the coding sequence ATGCCCGCTCCGCCACTCCCCCTGCTCCGTACCTTCGAGTCTGCGGCCCGGCACGCCAGCTTCGTGCGTGCCGCGGCGGAACTGAACGTGACACCCGCCGCGGTCAGCCAGCAAATCAGGTCGCTCGAAGATCGCCTCGGTGTGAAACTGTTCGTGCGCCATGCTCGGGGCCTTACGGTTACGAGCAGCGGCAAGGACTATGCTGTCAGTATCGCGCGAGCCATGGCGGACATCGAAACGGCGACACGGGCGCTCGGGCGCCCTGAGCGCAAGGGGCGGTTGAACGTCGCGACCTTCCAGTCGTTCGCCTCGCTTTGGCTGCTTCCACGCCTCCATCGGTTTCGCGCGAGATACCCAGAGATCGATGTTCGACTGGTAATCAGCGATGCCTTGGCAGATTTGTCGAATGGCGAAGTCGACGTCGCCATTCGTTTTGGCGCCGGCGACTATCGCGGATGCCAAACACGGCTGCTCATGACAGACACAGTCTTTCCCGCCTGTGCGCCATCCCTAATCGCGGGCATGCCGATCCCCCGCAGGATTACCGACCTTGCGGAGTTTCCCTTGCTGCACGACGACGGGCTGAGCGACAACGAACGGAGCCTCTCCTGGTCCGATTGGCTGGGCGATGTTCCGTTGCGGACAGCGCAGCACCTGCCAAATGGCTTACTCACTCTTCAGGCCGCACTTCTGGGAGAGGGTGTGGCACTCGTCCGGCACTCGGCAGTCGCGGCTCACTTACGAGCCGGTCAGCTCATGCGTTTGCTGGAAGACGAGCGCGAGTCCGAGTTCAGCCACTGGCTGGTGACGGCAACAGGAGAGAGCAATCGACGAGCGGAAGCCTTCGCGGAGTGGATCGTGGGTGAGATCGAAGCTGACGGCGCTTGA